A genomic stretch from Synechococcus sp. MU1643 includes:
- a CDS encoding F0F1 ATP synthase subunit B: MTLNLNPLETNLVNLVIVIGLLFWFLRGFLGGILERRRAAILQELQEAESRLKTATENLSQAQSELSAAQQKAEKIRADGQARAAGIRAEGEKRTISVMAAIKAGANADAEADAARIKDSLRREAALAAIDKALAELPGRLDASAQAKLIDSTIKNLENA, from the coding sequence ATGACCCTCAATCTCAATCCGCTCGAAACCAATCTGGTCAACCTGGTCATCGTGATCGGGCTCCTGTTCTGGTTCCTGCGCGGGTTCCTGGGAGGAATCCTGGAACGCCGCCGCGCCGCCATTCTTCAGGAATTGCAGGAGGCTGAGTCCCGCCTGAAAACCGCCACCGAAAACCTGAGCCAGGCCCAGTCCGAATTGTCTGCTGCTCAGCAGAAAGCTGAAAAGATTCGTGCTGATGGTCAGGCCCGCGCTGCAGGCATTCGTGCCGAAGGCGAGAAGCGCACTATTTCTGTGATGGCAGCCATCAAGGCTGGCGCCAATGCCGATGCTGAAGCCGACGCTGCTCGGATCAAGGACAGCCTCCGTCGTGAGGCCGCTCTGGCGGCAATAGACAAGGCCCTTGCCGAACTTCCTGGTCGTCTTGATGCCAGTGCTCAGGCCAAGTTGATCGATTCCACAATCAAAAATCTGGAGAACGCCTGA
- a CDS encoding bifunctional 2-polyprenyl-6-hydroxyphenol methylase/3-demethylubiquinol 3-O-methyltransferase UbiG gives MTHPKPSDAATPVVSAFYDRFPFPGDPLQDGPPPGYNWRWCHRSVLAAVHGLIPSGTEQPRILDAGCGTGVSTDYLCHLNPGADVLGVDISDGALAVARERCQRSGAAQQVNALRQEQRSLLDLGDEGSFDYINSVGVLHHLDQPEAGLRSLADRLAPSGLLHLFLYADAGRWEIHRTQKALRLLNAGTGAEGLRLGRELFETLPESNRLARHHRERWAVDCAPDANFADMYLHPQETSYNLERLFAFIETAGLHFAGFSNPEAWDPARLLEGELLERAQVLPPRQQWELVEQLDPDISHFEFFLSAAPVERARWSDEALGLARGLVQPCLWGEPDPILGRNMEPIQLSDADRTLLRTVAEQPVQTLGALASPDQIRNLVDRQLLLLQE, from the coding sequence ATGACCCACCCCAAGCCCAGTGATGCTGCGACTCCTGTGGTGAGTGCGTTCTATGACCGCTTTCCCTTTCCGGGGGATCCGCTTCAGGACGGACCGCCACCTGGATACAACTGGCGTTGGTGTCATCGCAGCGTGCTGGCAGCAGTGCATGGGCTGATCCCCTCCGGAACGGAGCAGCCGCGGATCCTCGATGCCGGCTGCGGCACCGGGGTCAGCACCGATTACCTCTGTCATCTCAACCCGGGTGCGGATGTGCTGGGTGTGGATATCAGTGATGGGGCCCTGGCGGTGGCGCGGGAACGCTGTCAGCGCTCCGGAGCGGCTCAGCAGGTGAACGCGTTGCGTCAGGAGCAACGCAGCCTCCTGGATCTCGGCGACGAAGGATCTTTCGATTACATCAACTCGGTGGGGGTGTTGCATCACCTGGATCAGCCGGAGGCGGGGCTGCGCTCCCTGGCGGATCGCTTGGCTCCGTCTGGTCTGTTGCACCTTTTCCTTTACGCCGATGCCGGTCGCTGGGAGATCCACCGGACCCAGAAAGCCCTGAGACTTCTGAATGCCGGCACAGGGGCAGAGGGCCTGCGTCTGGGCCGGGAGCTGTTCGAGACCCTGCCCGAGAGCAACCGTCTGGCGCGTCATCATCGTGAACGCTGGGCCGTTGATTGCGCTCCTGACGCCAATTTTGCGGACATGTACCTGCACCCGCAGGAGACCAGTTACAACCTCGAGCGTCTCTTCGCGTTCATCGAAACGGCGGGTCTGCATTTCGCCGGCTTCTCCAATCCGGAGGCCTGGGATCCAGCCCGCCTCCTGGAAGGTGAGCTGCTGGAGCGAGCCCAGGTCTTGCCACCGCGTCAGCAGTGGGAGCTTGTGGAACAGCTGGATCCCGACATCAGCCACTTCGAGTTCTTTCTTTCTGCTGCACCGGTGGAGCGAGCCCGTTGGAGTGATGAGGCCCTCGGATTGGCCAGGGGTTTGGTTCAGCCCTGCCTCTGGGGGGAACCCGATCCAATTCTTGGTCGCAACATGGAGCCGATTCAGCTCAGTGATGCCGACCGAACCCTGCTGCGCACTGTCGCCGAGCAGCCGGTACAGACATTGGGGGCCCTTGCATCTCCTGATCAGATCCGCAATCTTGTGGATCGACAGCTGCTTCTGTTGCAGGAATAA
- the atpB gene encoding F0F1 ATP synthase subunit A: MALLPLPLPFAELEVGHHLYWQIGDLYLHGQVFLSSWILIGILLAVVLVGTRGMKRDPIGLQNLLEFLWNFIRDIARDNIGEKYYRDWLPFIGTLFLFIFVSNWGGALIPWKIFELPEGELGAPTADINTTVAMALLVSLAYFYAGLSRKGLRFFELYVEPTPIMLPFKIIEEFTKPLSLSFRLFGNILADELAVGVLVYLVPLIVPLPVMLLGLFTSAIQALIFATLASFYIGEGLHEAH; encoded by the coding sequence ATGGCTTTGTTGCCCTTACCACTCCCGTTCGCTGAACTGGAAGTGGGTCACCACCTGTACTGGCAGATCGGCGATCTGTATCTGCACGGCCAGGTGTTCCTGAGCTCCTGGATCCTGATCGGCATCCTTCTCGCTGTGGTGCTTGTTGGCACCCGCGGGATGAAGCGCGACCCGATCGGTCTGCAGAACCTGCTCGAATTCCTCTGGAATTTCATCCGCGACATCGCCCGCGACAACATTGGCGAGAAGTACTACCGCGACTGGCTGCCGTTCATTGGCACCCTCTTTTTGTTCATTTTCGTGAGCAACTGGGGCGGAGCCCTGATCCCTTGGAAGATCTTCGAACTTCCCGAGGGTGAGCTGGGTGCTCCCACCGCAGACATCAACACAACTGTGGCGATGGCTCTGCTTGTGTCACTGGCCTATTTCTATGCCGGTTTGAGCCGTAAGGGTCTGCGCTTCTTCGAGCTGTACGTGGAGCCGACCCCGATCATGCTCCCGTTCAAGATCATCGAGGAATTCACCAAGCCTCTTTCCCTCTCCTTCCGTCTGTTTGGAAACATCCTTGCCGACGAATTGGCTGTTGGGGTGCTGGTGTACTTGGTGCCGCTGATCGTGCCCCTGCCCGTGATGCTTCTGGGTCTGTTCACCAGTGCCATTCAGGCTCTGATCTTTGCGACCCTGGCCTCCTTCTACATCGGTGAGGGCCTCCACGAGGCTCACTAA
- the atpE gene encoding ATP synthase F0 subunit C — translation MDSITSAASVVAAGLAVGLAAIGPGIGQGTASGGAVEGIARQPEAEGKIRGTLLLSLAFMESLTIYGLVVALVLLFANPFAG, via the coding sequence ATGGATTCCATCACCTCCGCCGCTTCCGTTGTGGCTGCTGGCCTGGCAGTCGGCCTCGCCGCCATCGGCCCTGGTATCGGTCAGGGCACCGCGTCCGGCGGCGCTGTTGAGGGCATCGCCCGTCAGCCCGAAGCCGAAGGCAAGATCCGCGGCACCCTGCTGCTGTCCCTGGCGTTCATGGAATCACTAACCATCTACGGCCTGGTGGTGGCTCTGGTGCTCCTGTTCGCCAACCCCTTCGCCGGCTGA
- a CDS encoding F0F1 ATP synthase subunit B', whose amino-acid sequence MTWLLLAEAGVPEGGLFDLDATLPLMAVQVVLLTFLLNVLFFRPVGKVVEDREGYISTSRADAKQKLAQVERLEADLAEQLKGARQAAQAVIVEAEQEVDRLYREALAQAEAEANRTKEESRRAIEAERESARTQLKGQVDQLSTTIINRLLAA is encoded by the coding sequence ATGACCTGGCTTCTGCTCGCTGAAGCAGGTGTTCCGGAGGGAGGTCTTTTTGACCTCGATGCCACCCTTCCGCTGATGGCGGTTCAGGTGGTTCTCCTCACCTTCCTGCTCAATGTTCTCTTCTTCCGTCCGGTCGGCAAGGTCGTGGAAGATCGTGAGGGCTACATCTCCACCAGTCGTGCTGATGCCAAGCAGAAGCTCGCCCAGGTTGAACGCCTGGAAGCTGATCTTGCTGAACAGCTGAAAGGTGCCCGCCAGGCCGCTCAGGCGGTGATTGTTGAGGCGGAACAAGAAGTTGATCGGCTGTACCGCGAAGCGCTGGCCCAGGCAGAAGCTGAAGCCAACCGCACCAAAGAGGAAAGCCGTCGTGCCATCGAGGCCGAGCGTGAGTCCGCCCGCACCCAGCTCAAGGGTCAGGTGGATCAGCTGAGCACCACGATCATCAACCGTTTGCTGGCCGCGTGA